In the Ficedula albicollis isolate OC2 linkage group LGE22, FicAlb1.5, whole genome shotgun sequence genome, GCACTGGTCCCAGGGCACCGGGCATTGATCCCTGAGCACTGGGCAGTGGTCCCTGGGCACCGGGCACTGGACCCTGGGCATCGGGCACTGGTCCCTGAGAAGGAACCTGAGGAACTGCTCAGGGGCAGCCAGGGTTCTTGGAATTGGTGATGGGGGGTGGGGGTGGCAGCTGGAATGTCCAGAGGGGGGGAGGTGCAGGGTGAGGCCAGGGGTGTAAAGTGTGTGCTCAGGGTGTGCTCAGAGCCCCGGCAcggctggggaaggggctggggtggTCCAAGGGCACCGGGCAGGGGTCCCTGGGCACCGGGCAGGGGTCCCTGAGCACCGGGCACTGGTCCCTGGGCACCGGGCAGCATCTGGAGGAACCGGGATGCAGCCCAAATTGCCAGGCAGCCTCCCGTGGATACCGGGCAGTGGTCCCAGAACATGGAGCAACCTCCAAAGGAAGCGGGCAGCGTCCCCGGGCACCGGGCAGTgtccctgggcactgggcagtGCTCTCTGAGCACCGGGCAGTGTCCCCGGGCACCGGACAGTGCTCTCAGAGCACCGGGCTGTGTCCCCGGGCACCGGGCAGTGTCCCGAGAGACCGGACAGTGCTCTCTGAGCACCGGGCAGTGTCCCCGGGCACCGGGCTGTGTCCCCGGGCACCGGACAGTGCTCTCAGAGCACCGGGCTGTGTCCCCGGGCACCGGACAGTGCTCTCTGAGCACCGGGCAGTGTCCCTGGGCACCGGGCACTGCTCTCCGAGCACCACGCAGCCTCCCGGGGAGCCANNNNNNNNNNNNNNNNNNNNNNNNNNNNNNNNNNNNNNNNNNNNNNNNNNNNNNNNNNNNNNNNNNNNNNNNNNNNNNNNNNNNNNNNNNNNNNNNNNNNNNNNNNNNNNNNNNNNNNNNNNNNNNNNNNNNNNNNNNNNNNNNNNNNNNNNNNNNNNNNNNNNNNNNNNNNNNNNNNNNNNNNNNNNNNNNNNNNNNNNNNNNNNNNNNNNNNNNNNNNNNNNNNNNNNNNNNNNNNNNNNNNNNNNNNNNNNNNNNNNNNNNNNNNNNNNNNNNNNNNNNNNNNNNNNNNNNNNNNNNNNNNNNNNNNNNNNNNNNNNNNNNNNNNNNNNNNNNNNNNNNNNNNNNNNNNNNNNNNNNNNNNNNNNNNNNNNNNNNNNNNNNNNNNNNNNNNNNNNNNNNNNNNNNNNNNNNNNNNNNNNNNNNNNNNNNNNNNNNNNNNNNNNNNNNNNNNNNNNNNNNNNNNNNNNNNNNNNNNNNNNNNNNNNNNNNNNNNNNNNNNNNNNNNNNNNNNNNNNNNNNNNNNNNNNNNNNNNNNNNNNNNNNNNNNNNNNNNNNNNNNNNNNNNNNNNNNNNNNNNNNNNNNNNNNNNNNNNNNNNNNNNNNNNNNNNNNNNNNNNNNNNNNNNNNNNNNNNNNNNNNNNNNNNNNNNNNNNNNNNNNNNNNNNNNNNNNNNNNNNNNNNNNNNNNNNNNNNNNNNNNNNNNNNNNNNNNNNNNNNNNNNNNNNNNNNNNNNNNNNNNNNNNNNNNNNNNNNNNNNNNNNNNNNNNNNNNNNNNNNNNNNNNNNNNNNNNNNNNNNNNNNNNNNNNNNNNNNNNNNNNNNNNNNNNNNNNNNNNNNNNNNNNNNNNNNNNNNNNNNNNNNNNNNNNNNNNNNNNNNNNNNNNNNNNNNNNNNNNNNNNNNNNNNNNNNNNNNNNNNNNNNNNNNNNNNNNNNNNNNNNNNNNNNNNNNNNNNNNNNNNNNNNNNNNNNNNNNNNNNNNNNNNNNNNNNNNNNNNNNNNNNNNNNNNNNNNNNNNNNNNNNNNNNNNNNNNNNNNNNNNNNNNNNNNNNNNNNNNNNNNNNNNNNNNNNNNNNNNNNNNNNNNNNNNNNNNNNNNNNNNNNNNNNNNNNNNNNNNNNNNNNNNNNNNNNNNNNNNNNNNNNNNNNNNNNNNNNNNNNNNNNNNNNNNNNNNNNNNNNNNNNNNNNNNNNNNNNNNNNNNNNNNNNNNNNNNNNNNNNNNNNNNNNNNNNNNNNNNNNNNNNNNNNNNNNNNNNNNNNNNNNNNNNNNNNNNNNNNNNNNNNNNNNNNNNNNNNNNNNNNNNNNNNNNNNNNNNNNNNNNNNNNNNNNNNNNNNNNNNNNNNNNNNNNNNNNNNNNNNNNNNNNNNNNNNNNNNNNNNNNNNNNNNNNNNNNNNNNNNNNNNNNNNNNNNNNNNNNNNNNNNNNNNNNNNNNNNNNNNNNNNNNNNNNNNNNNNNNNNNNNNNNNNNNNNNNNNNNNNNNNNNNNNNNNNNNNNNNNNNNNNNNNNNNNNNNNNNNNNNNNNNNNNNNNNNNNNNNNNNNNNNNNNNNNNNNNNNNNNNNNNNNNNNNNNNNNNNNNNNNNNNNNNNNNNNNNNNNNNNNNNNNNNNNNNNNNNNNNNNNNNNNNNNNNNNNNNNNNNNNNNNNNNNNNNNNNNNNNNNNNNNNNNNNNNNNNNNNNNNNNNNNNNNNNNNNNNNNNNNNNNNNNNNNNNNNNNNNNNNNNNNNNNNNNNNNNNNNNNNNNNNNNNNNNNNNNNNNNNNNNNNNNNNNNNNNNNNNNNNNNNNNNNNNNNNNNNNNNNNNNNNNNNNNNNNNNNNNNNNNNNNNNNNNNNNNNNNNNNNNNNNNNNNNNNNNNNNNNNNNNNNNNNNNNNNNNNNNNNNNNNNNNNNNNNNNNNNNNNNNNNNNNNNNNNNNNNNNNNNNNNNNNNNNNNNNNNNNNNNNNNNNNNNNNNNNNNNNNNNNNNNNNNNNNNNNNNNNNNNNNNNNNNNNNNNNNNNNNNNNNNNNNNNNNNNNNNNNNNNNNNNNNNNNNNNNNNNNNNNNNNNNNNNNNNNNNNNNNNNNNNNNNNNNNNNNNNNNNNNNNNNNNNNNNNNNNNNNNNNNNNNNNNNNNNNNNNNNNNNNNNNNNNNNNNNNNNNNNNNNNNNNNNNNNNNNNNNNNNNNNNNNNNNNNNNNNNNNNNNNNNNNNNNNNNNNNNNNNNNNNNCCCCCGGGGTCCTACAGCACCCCACAGGGTCTCTCAGTGTCCCTCAATGTCCCATGGGGACCCTCATTGTCCCTCAGTGTCCTCCATTGTCCTTCAGTGCCCCTCGAGGTCCCCAAGTGTCCCTCAttgtccccaagtgtcccccaTTGTCCCTCAGTGCCCCACGAGGTCCCCAAGTGTTCCTCATAGTCCCACAGTGTCCCCCAttgtccctcagtgtccctcagtgtcccccatcGTCCCCCAGTGCCCCACGAGGTCCCCAAGTGTTCCTCATAGTCCCACAGTGTCCCCCAttgtccctcagtgtccctcagtgtcccccatcGTCCCCCAGTGCCCCACGAGGTCCCCAAGTGTTCCTCATAGTCCCACAGTGTCCCCCAttgtccctcagtgtccctcagtgtcccccatcGTCCCCCAttgtcccccagtgtccctcgAGGTCCCCAAGTGTTCCCCATAGTCCCACGNNNNNNNNNNNNNNNNNNNNNNNNNNNNNNNNNNNNNNNNNNNNNNNNNNNNNNNNNNNNNNNNNNNNNNNNNNNNNNNNNNNNNNNNNNNNNNNNNNNNNNNNNNNNNNNNNNNNNNNNNNNNNNNNNNNNNNNNNNNNNNNNNNNNNNNNNNNNNNNNNNNNNNNNNNNNNNNNNNNNNNNNNNNNNNNNNNNNNNNNNNNNNNNNNNNNNNNNNNNNNNNNNNNNNNNNNNNNNNNNNNNNNNNNNNNNNNNNNNNNNNNNNNNNNNNNNNNNNNNNNNNNNNNNNNNNNNNNNNNNNNNNNNNNNNNNNNNNNNNNNNNNNNNNNNNNNNNNNNNNNNNNNNNNNNNNNNNNNNNNNNNNNNNNNNNNNNNNNNNNNNNNNNNNNNNNNNNNNNNNNNNNNNNNNNNNNNNNNNNNNNNNNNNNNNNNNNNNNNNNNNNNNNNNNNNNNNNNNNNNNNNNNNNNNNNNNNNNNNNNNNNNNNNNNNNNNNNNNNNNNNNNNNNNNNNNNNNNNNNNNNNNNNNNNNNNNNNNNNNNNNNNNNNNNNNNNNNNNNNNNNNNNNNNNNNNNNNNNNNNNNNNNNNNNNNNNNNNNNNNNNNNNNNNNNNNNNNNNNNNNNNNNNNNNNNNNNNNNNNNNNNNNNNNNNNNNNNNNNNNNNNNNNNNNNNNNNNNNNNNNNNNNNNNNNNNNNNNNNNNNNNNNNNNNNNNNNNNNNNNNNNNNNNNNNNNNNNNNNNNNNNNNNNNNNNNNNNNNNNNNNNNNNNNNNNNNNNNNNNNNNNNNNNNNNNNNNNNNNNNNNNNNNNNNNNNNNNNNNNNNNNNNNNNNNNNNNNNNNNNNNNNNNNNNNNNNNNNNNNNNNNNNNNNNNNNNNNNNNNNNNNNNNNNNNNNNNNNNNNNNNNNNNNNNNNNNNNNNNNNNNNNNNNNNNNNNNNNNNNNNNNNNNNNNNNNNNNNNNNNNNNNNNNNNNNNNNNNNNNNNNNNNNNNNNNNNNNNNNNNNNNNNNNNNNNNNNNNNNNNNNNNGGTTCTGCTTTCGAGGGGAGGCGGCGGCGATTTCGCAGGGGCGGGAGCCACCTGCCCCGGGATTCCCCACCTGCCGCCGCCCCATAAGAGCCCGGTGGCGGCGCCGGTGGCGGCACACACCGACCTTCGATGGCTCCGCTCCGCCGCCTCcgcctctgcctcctcctcgCTGCGCTGCTGCCGCTTCCcgcggcaccggcaccggcaccggcaccggcagCGCTCCCGCTCCGCCGCCCGGACTGGGCCGCCTGCAGGATCCTGTCCCGGGAGCTGTCGCGACTGCTCGCGACCGTCAAAGAGCCGCACTCGGCACTGGTGAGcgcagatcggaagagcgctCGGCACTGGTGAGCGCGGGGGGCTCGGGCCGGGAGCACCGGGAAGAaccggggacaccgggaagAACCGGGGGGTACGGGGGGATCGCAGCGCGGGTGGGACGGAGGGCTCGGGGTCCCCNNNNNNNNNNNNNNNNNNNNNNNNNNNNNNNNNNNNNNNNNNNNNNNNNNNNNNNNNNNNNNNNNNNNNNNNNNNNNNNNNNNNNNNNNNNNNNNNNNNNNNNNNNNNNNNNNNNNNNNNNNNNNNNNNNNNNNNNNNNNNNNNNNNNNNNNNNNNNNNNNNNgcccaggggtgctggggatgctgagggggTTTTGCCTGGGATGTACCTGGGGGTCCCCGAGATGTCCTGGGGGGACTTGAAGGGCTATGGGATGTGCTTGGGGTTCCCAGATGAGTCTGGGGGGAGCCCAAGGGGTTCCAGGGGTGCCCGGGGGTCCCGGGGATGTTGTGGAATGTGCCTGGAgttcccagggatgctgggggaTAGGCCTGGGGGTCCCGGGGATGTCCGGGGGTCCCAGAGATGCTGAGGATGAATCCGGGGGTCCCGGGGATGTCTGGGGgtcccagagaggctgtggataCGTTTGGGGGTCCCAGATGggtcccagggatgctgggggaTGCCCCTGGGGATTCCGGGAGTGCCTGGGGGTCCCAGGAAGGGCGAGGGATACCCCTGGGGGGTCCAGGGATATCTGAGGGGGTTCCAGAGATGCTGAGGATGAACCTGGGGGTCCCAGAAGGGTCCCAGGGATGCCGAGGATCTGCTTGGGGGTCCCAGAACGGTCCCAGAGATGCTGGGGATGCCCCTGGGGATCTTGGGATATCTGAGGGTCTCAGGGATGCTGAGGATCTGTTTGGGGGTCCCAGAAgtgtcccagggatgctggggatgccCCTGGGGGTCCCGAGGATACTGAGAATACGTTTGGGGGTCCCAGAAGGGTCCCAGCAATGCCGAGGACTCCCACGAGAGCCGGGGGGTCCCGGGGTGCCGCTGGGGGTGTGGGGAGCTCTCGGAGGGTCCCGGACCCCCCATCTCACCCCCCCGCTCCCCGCAGCGCTGCCTGCACCGGATCCGCCAGGCGCTGCAGCACTACCGGGACCTGCTGGGCTCCGAAATCTTccgggagcagccccagccccagctggagagcacgatggagcagctgctgcgCCACGTCCAGGTGAGGAGGGGGGCTCGCAGGGAGCCGCAGGTGAGGAGGGGGGGGCTCACAGGGAACCCCAGGTGAggacgcccccccccccccccccccccccccccccccccccccccccccccccccccccccccccccccccccccccccccccccccccccccccccccccccccccccccccccccccccccccccccccccccccccccccccccccccccccccccccccccccccccccccccccccccccccccccccccccccccccccccccccccccccccccccccccccccccccccccccccccccccccccccccccccccccccccccccccccccccccccccccccccccccccccccccccccccccccccccccccccccccccccccccccccccccccccccccccccccccccccccccccccccccccccccccccccccccccccccccccccccccccccccccccccccccccccccccccccccccccccccccccccccccccccccccccccccccccccccccccccccccccccccccccccccccccccccccccccccccccccccccccccccccccccccccccccccccccccccccccccccccccccccccccccccccccccccccccccccccccccccccccccccccccccccccccccccccccccccccccccccccccccccccccccccccccccccccccccccccccccccccccccccccccccccccccccccccccccccccccccccccccccccccccccccccccccccccccccccccccccccccccccccccccccccccccccccccccccccccccccccccccccccccccccccccccccccccccccccccccccccccccccccccccccccccccccccccccccccccccccccccccccccccccccccccccccccccccccccccccccccccccccccccccccccccccccccccccccccccccccccccccccccccccccccccccccccccccccccccccccccccccccccccccccccccccccccccccccccccccccccccccccccccccccccccccccccccccccccccccccccccccccccccccccccccccccccccccccccccccccccccccccccccccccccccccccccccccccccccccccccccccccccccccccccccccccccccccccccccccccccccccccccccccccccccccccccccccccccccccccccccccccccccccccccccccccccccccccccccccccccccccccccccccccccccccccccccccccccccccccccccccccccccccccccccccccccccccccccccccccccccccccccccccccccccccccccccccccccccccccccccccccccccccccccccccccccccccccccccccccccccccccccccccccccccccccccccccccccccccccccccccccccccccccccccccccccccccccccccccccccccccccccccccccccccccccccccccccccccccccccccccccccccccccccccccccccccccccccccccccccccccccccccccccccccccccccccccccccccccccccccccccccccccccccccccccccccccccccccccccccccccccccccccccccccccccccccccccccccccccccccccccccccccccccccccccccccccccccccccccccccccccccccccccccccccccccccccccccccccccccccccccccccccccccccccccccccccccccccccccccccccccccccccccccccccccccccccccccccccccccccccccccccccccccccccccccccccccccccccccccccccccccccccccccccccccccccccccccccccccccccccccccccccccccccccccccccccccccccccccccccccccccccccccccccccccccccccccccccccccccccccccccccccccccccccccccccccccccccccccccccccccccccccccccccccccccccccccccccccccccccccccccccccccccccccccccccccccccccccccccccccccccccccccccccccccccccccccccccccccccccccccccccccccccccccccccccccccccccccccccccccccccccccccccccccccccccccccccccccccccccccccccccccccccccccccccccccccccccccccccccccccccccccccccccccccccccccccccccccccccccccccccccccccccccccccccccccccccccccccccccccccccccccccccccccccccccccccccccccccccccccccccccccccccccccccccccccccccccccccccccccccccccccccccccccccccccccccccccccccccccccccccccccccccccccccccccccccccccccccccccccccccccccccccccccccccccccccccccccccccccccccccccccccccccccccccccccccccccccccccccccccccccccccccccccccccccccccccccccccccccccccccccccccccccccccccccccccccccccccccccccccccccccccccccccccccccccccccccccccccccccccccccccccccccccccccccccccccccccccccccccccccccccccccccccccccccccccccccccccccccccccccccccccccccccccccccccccccccccccccccccccccccccccccccccccccccccccccccccccccccccccccccccccccccccccccccccccccccccccccccccccccccccccccccccccccccccccccccccccccccccccccccccccccccccccccccccccccccccccccccccccccccccccccccccccccccccccccccccccccccccccccccccccccccccccccccccccccccccccccccccccccccccccccccccccccccccccccccccccccccccccccccccccccccccccccccccccccccccccccccccccccccccccccccccccccccccccccccccccccccccccccccccccccccccccccccccccccccccccccccccccccccccccccccccccccccccccccccccccccccccccccccccccccccccccccccccccccccccccccccccccccccccccccccccccccccccccccccccccccccccccccccccccccccccccccccccccccccccccccccccccccccccccccccccccccccccccccccccccccccccccccccccccccccccccccccccccccccccccccccccccccccccccccccccccccccccccccccccccccccccccccccccccccccccccccccccccccccccccccccccccccccccccccccccccccccccccccccccccccccccccccccccccccgtgtgccTGGGCTCGTGGCCACCCCCTGAAGGGTCCCCAGGCTCCCAGGGGTGCCCTGCGGTGTCCCcgagctctggggctgtggcagtgccNNNNNNNNNNNNNNNNNNNNNNNNNNNNNNNNNCCACtgtcccctgctgcccctgcagtgtccccaagTCCCCTgaccccacctgcagcacccccagccccgcaGGCAGCACCTGCAcggtccccacagcccctggggccACCTGCAGCGTCCCCTGGATGTTGGGGGCCCCTGATGCCACCCGTGGTGGCTCCaggttttggggctgtgcttgcAGCAGCCCCAAGCCCGTGGGCTGCAGGGTCCCCGGGCTTGTGGCTGTCACctgtggtgtccccaggatcccagggGTGACCTGCAGTGTCTCTGGGCTTGTGGCTACCACCTGTGCTATACCCAGCCTACTGGCCACTCCCTGAAGGGTCCCCAGGCTCCCAGGGGTGACCTGTGGCAACCCTGGGCTTGTGGCCATCACCTGCAGGGTCCCTGGGCTTGTGGCCACCCCCTGAAGGGTCCCCAGGCTACCAGGGGTGACCTGTGGCACCCCTGGGCTTGTGGCCATCACCTGCAGTGTGCCTGGGCTCGTGGCCACCCCCTGAAGGGTCCCCAGGCTCCCAGGGGTGAcctgcagtgtccctgggcTCGTGGCCACCCCCTGAAGGGTCCCCAGGCTCCCAGGGGTGACCTGCAGTGTCNNNNNNNNNNNNNNNNNNNNNNNNNNNNNNNNNNNNNNNNNNNNNNNNNNNNNNNNNNNNNNNNNNNNNNNNNNNNNNNNNNNNNNNNNNNNNNNNNNNNNNNNNNNNNNNNNNNNNNNNNNNNNNNNNNNNNNNNNNNNNNNNNNNNNNNNNNNNNNNNNNNNNNNNNNNNNNNNNNNNNNNNNNNNNNNNNNNNNNNNNNNNNNNNNNNNNNNNNNNNNNNNNNNNNNNNNNNNNNNNNNNNNNNNNNNNNNNNNNNNNNNNNNNNNNNNNNNNNNNNNNNNNNNNNNNNNNNNNNNNNNNNNNNNNNNNNNNNNNNNNNNNNNNNNNNNNNNNNNNNNNNNNNNNNNNNNNNNNNNNNNNNNNNNNNNNNNNNNNNNNNNNNNNNNNNNNNNNNNNNNNNNNNNNNNNNNNNNNNNNNNNNNNNNNNNNNNNNNNNNNNNNNNNNNNNNNNNNNNNNNNNNNNNNNNNNNNNNNNNNNNNNNNNNNNNNNNNNNNNNNNNNNNNNNNNNNNNNNNNNNNNNNNNNNNNNNNNNNNNNNNNNNNNNNNN is a window encoding:
- the LOC101821433 gene encoding nascent polypeptide-associated complex subunit alpha, muscle-specific form-like is translated as MLPAGEREAHRVLEWVPGVSVFYNLGTSVYFAFQGCKATASTRALEAAEDLGYAGLAALTGGLGGPVAMGVQMGLQPGIKAGVRALIGYFTSAGEPSPVPTAHSEGAHRKVTYERDPLVAETPLLEQRLQEQLTHLLKRSLAYSMIFKKWGQHREGRGSRGSPDPPFSRSAFTTTLPFVIISNNNQFSSAWASILWFNMLSSDPKPNVPSLGFVSRKQEKKLLKSKRTGTFLLRFSESVLGGVTFTWVEHHEKGSPTFHAVDPYTASELVSLALPDIIRDYQMMVEENIPENPLKFLYPNTARDEAFGPYYSQRQEGTLSDSQKYLNRRLIRVSSRQPSKWQTEEELVVATENLETLQLQPGGQGTQQAGGLALPQPQSSGTPQGTPGSLGTLQGVATSPGTLQVTPGSLGTLQGVATSPGTLQVMATSPGVPQVTPGSLGTLQGVATSPGTLQVMATSPGLPQVTPGSLGTLQGVASRLGIAQVVATSPETLQVTPGILGTPQVTATSPGTLQPTGLGLLQAQPQNLEPPRVASGAPNIQGTLQVAPGAVGTVQVLPAGLGVLQVGSGDLGTLQGQQGTRHPGTPRLSWESSALLGPFWDPQTYSQYPRDPQGHPQHPWDTSGTPKQILSIPETLRYPKIPRGIPSISGTVLGPPSRSSASLGPFWDPQVHPQHLWNPLRYPWTPQGYPSPFLGPPGTPGIPRGIPQHPWDPSGTPKRIHSLSGTPRHPRDPRIHPQHLWDPRTSPGPPGLSPSIPGNSRHIPQHPRDPRAPLEPLGLPPDSSGNPKHIP